A window from Megalobrama amblycephala isolate DHTTF-2021 linkage group LG9, ASM1881202v1, whole genome shotgun sequence encodes these proteins:
- the prf1.3 gene encoding perforin-1.3: MAPLLLLLFLPFALCCETVPSTECEKIPFVPGHNLVGEGFDIVRMQTTGAFVVDVRTYMVGGEHGNCTVCDNKLLNGKQKLPASVVDWRIKVQCRRSLSAKVYETSSSVLKDTTTSASASWKVGLSVPMVAGVAVGGTHSKSARFAKSHSGQDKFSYTSHTFSCRYYSFRLHARPPLTKEFAGSIHSLPAKYDSSSEAAYNHFISIYGTHFLRRVDLGGRVQSTTAVKTCQVSMTGLTVHDVSNCLSAEASGVIKGVKVSGQASYCKAKQQKLEKGNTFSASFSDRITEILGGNGEQQDILFDPSSKNGYGAWLTSLKKIPGVVSYTLSSLHMLVRNDSARRSSLQAAISKYITKNAVSTACPSSCKVGRRDSSCACKCSGHQRVDSNCCPSQPGVATLSVIVKSAAGLWGDVFSKTDGYVKVFYGTSSISTNVIMNNNFPQWNYQWNIGTVVLTERKTLRFEVWDRDNVFDDDLLGKGSLVPTQGKNIQKQFGFKHGSLLIYYTATCGPSLTGLVCEKYAPTPGGDGALNYYQSFGREQPIAFKKSFAGNMSFL; this comes from the exons ATGGCTCCTCTTCTGTTGCTCCTCTTTCTTCCTTTTGCCCTCTGTTGTGAAACAGTCCCCAGCACCGAGTGCGAGAAGATTCCTTTCGTGCCGGGGCATAATTTGGTGGGAGAGGGCTTTGACATTGTGCGGATGCAGACCACCGGAGCTTTTGTGGTGGATGTGCGGACCTACATGGTTGGAGGAGAGCATGGCAACTGCACTGTGTGCGATAACAAACTACTCAACGGGAAACAGAAGTTGCCAGCTTCTGTGGTCGACTGGCGCATCAAGGTGCAGTGTCGTCGCAGCCTCAGTGCCAAGGTGTATGAAACGTCCAGCTCGGTTCTTAAGGACACCACCACTTCAGCCAGTGCCAGCTGGAAGGTTGGGCTGAGTGTgcctatggtggctggtgtggCTGTCGGTGGCACTCATTCAAAGTCAGCCAGGTTTGCCAAGAGCCACAGCGGTCAAGACAAGTTCTCCTACACCAGCCACACCTTCTCCTGTCGCTATTACTC ATTTCGTCTTCATGCTCGTCCTCCACTGACCAAAGAATTTGCCGGTTCCATCCATTCACTTCCTGCTAAATACGACAGCAGTTCAGAAGCTGCATACAACCATTTTATCTCTATCTATGGAACACACTTCTTGAGGAGAGTCGACCTGGGCGGCCGTGTACAGTCAACCACCGCTGTGAAGACATGCCAGGTTTCCATGACGGGTCTGACGGTACACGACGTGAGCAATTGCTTATCGGCGGAGGCGTCCGGCGTCATTAAGGGCGTGAAGGTGAGCGGGCAAGCAAGCTACTGCAAAGCCAAGCAACAGAAACTGGAGAAGGGCAACACCTTCAGTGCCTCCTTTTCTGACCgcatcactgaaatattggGCGGCAACGGTGAGCAGCAAGACATCCTCTTTGATCCAAGCAGCAAAAATGGTTATGGTGCTTGGCTCACCTCACTGAAGAAAATTCCTGGAGTGGTGTCCTACACCTTGAGCTCATTGCATATGCTCGTGCGAAACGACTCAGCTAGACGAAGCAGTCTCCAAGCTGCCATCAGCAAATACATCACAAAAAACGCCGTATCGACCGCTTGCCCCTCCAGTTGCAAAGTGGGCCGGCGTGACAGTAGTTGTGCATGCAAATGCAGCGGTCATCAAAGAGTTGATAGTAACTGCTGTCCGAGTCAGCCAGGAGTGGCCACGTTGAGCGTGATCGTGAAGAGTGCTGCGGGATTGTGGGGAGACGTGTTCTCTAAAACTGATGGTTACGTTAAAGTGTTTTACGGCACTTCATCGATTTCAACCAATGTGATTATGAACAACAACTTTCCTCAGTGGAACTACCAGTGGAATATTGGAACTGTGGTTCTGACTGAACGCAA GACCTTGAGATTTGAGGTGTGGGACCGTGATAACGTGTTTGATGATGATCTATTGGGAAAGGGTTCTCTTGTCCCAACACAAGGCAAGAATATACAGAAACAGTTTGGATTCAAGCACGGCTCTCTTTTGATTTACTACACTGCAACATGTGGCCCAAGTCTTACAGGGCTTGTTTGTGAGAAATACGCTCCTACACCGGGTGGTGATGGTGCTCTAAACTATTACCAGTCATTTGGCAGAGAGCAACCCATTGCTTTTAAAAAATCCTTTGCAGGAAATATGTCTTTCCTGTAA